From one Cynocephalus volans isolate mCynVol1 chromosome X, mCynVol1.pri, whole genome shotgun sequence genomic stretch:
- the LOC134368357 gene encoding RNA polymerase II subunit A C-terminal domain phosphatase SSU72-like produces the protein MQSSPLRVAVVCSCNQNRSMEAHNVLSKRGFNVRSFGTATRVKLPGSTPHKPNVYDFSTTYDQMYNDLLRKDKEFYTSNGILYMLDRNKRIKPRPERFQSCNDVFDLILTCEERVYDKVVEHLTSREQETCQPVHVVNVDIQDNQEEATLGAFLICEICQCLQLLEDMDNKMEEMLKELEKKRGKTFLHTVCFD, from the coding sequence ATGCAGTCGTCACCACTGAGGGTGGCTGTGGTGTGCTCATGCAACCAGAATCGGAGCATGGAGGCACACAACGTCCTCAGCAAACGAGGATTCAATGTCCGGTCCTTTGGAACAGCAACTCGCGTGAAGCTTCCAGGATCAACACCCCACAAGCCGAATGTTTATGATTTCAGTACCACATATGATCAGATGTACAATGATCTTCTtaggaaagacaaagaattctataCAAGCAATGGCATTTTGTATATGCTGGACAGAAATAAGAGAATCAAGCCCCGGCCAGAAAGGTTCCAGAGCTGCAACGATGTGTTTGATCTGATCCTCACGTGTGAAGAGAGAGTCTACGACAAGGTGGTAGAACATCTGACTTCCAGAGAACAGGAGACCTGCCAGCCAGTGCACGTGGTCAACGTGGACATCCAGGACAACCAAGAAGAGGCCACCCTTGGAGcgttcctcatctgtgagatcTGCCAGTGTCTTCAGCTCCTGGAGGACATGGACAACAAGATGGAGGAGATGCTGAAGGAGTTGGAGAAGAAGAGGGGCAAGACCTTTCTGCACACCGTGTGCTTCGACTGA